In one window of Rhizobium sp. ACO-34A DNA:
- a CDS encoding tRNA dihydrouridine synthase DusB yields the protein MSSAALNTPFEIGSVAIRNRVILAPMSGVSDLPFRKLAWRFGAGLVVTEMVASRELAHNAAESWSRLQGADINPHMVQLAGREAYWMGEAARIAEANGADIIDINMGCPAKKVTGGYSGSALMRDPDHALTLVEATVEAVKVPVTLKMRLGWDENSLNAPEIARRAEEVGVKMIIVHGRTRMQFYEGRADWDAIARVREVVSVPLVANGDVETREDAVEILRRSGADAVMAGRACQGRPWHVGWLAGGAGPDASEIPALVSEHYEAMLGHYGRDVGIRHARKHLGWYLDRFAPEASAAAKGEIMTSKDADFVSKSLFSVLSEALSAADSRQEAA from the coding sequence TTGAGTTCTGCTGCGCTGAATACGCCATTCGAGATCGGGTCGGTCGCGATACGCAATCGCGTGATTCTGGCCCCGATGTCCGGTGTCAGCGATTTGCCGTTTCGCAAGCTGGCATGGCGTTTCGGGGCCGGTCTGGTCGTGACCGAGATGGTTGCAAGCCGTGAGCTCGCTCACAATGCCGCAGAATCATGGTCCCGTCTGCAGGGTGCAGATATCAATCCGCACATGGTGCAGCTTGCCGGACGCGAAGCCTACTGGATGGGCGAGGCGGCCCGTATCGCCGAAGCCAATGGCGCCGATATCATCGACATCAACATGGGGTGTCCGGCCAAGAAGGTGACGGGTGGTTATTCCGGCTCGGCGCTGATGCGCGATCCCGATCATGCTCTGACGCTGGTTGAGGCAACGGTCGAGGCCGTGAAAGTACCGGTGACGCTGAAAATGCGGCTGGGCTGGGACGAGAACTCCCTGAACGCGCCGGAAATTGCCCGCCGTGCCGAAGAAGTCGGTGTGAAGATGATCATCGTGCATGGACGCACGCGCATGCAATTCTATGAAGGCAGGGCCGACTGGGACGCCATCGCCCGGGTTCGGGAGGTCGTGTCCGTCCCGCTGGTTGCCAATGGCGACGTGGAAACCCGCGAAGATGCCGTTGAGATCCTGCGTCGCTCCGGCGCCGATGCGGTTATGGCGGGCAGGGCCTGTCAGGGGCGTCCGTGGCATGTCGGCTGGCTCGCCGGTGGCGCGGGTCCTGATGCCTCCGAGATCCCCGCACTTGTCAGCGAACATTATGAGGCAATGCTCGGCCACTACGGGCGCGATGTCGGTATAAGGCATGCTCGCAAGCATCTCGGCTGGTATCTCGACCGCTTCGCACCGGAGGCATCTGCTGCCGCCAAGGGAGAAATCATGACGTCGAAGGACGCCGATTTCGTTTCGAAATCGCTTTTCAGCGTGCTGTCTGAGGCGCTGTCCGCCGCAGACAGCCGACAGGAGGCCGCATGA
- a CDS encoding Trk system potassium transport protein TrkA: MKVIICGAGQVGYGIAERLSQEDNDVSVIDTSASLVAHITETLDVRGYVGHGAHPDMLAKAGADDADMIIAVTLYDEVNIVACEVAHALFNVPTKIARIRAQNYMRPEYADLFSREHISIDVTISPEIEVGKMVLRRISFPGATDIVRFAEDHIAMVAIECMEDCPVLNTPLHQLSQLFPDLMATVTAIYRNGRLHVAQSNDQLLVGDLAYVICQRDHTRRTLGLFGHDEQEAGRIIIAGGGNIGQYVARTIEKMQPRTRIKIIESDRERAVAISEKLKSTIVLHGSALDQAILQQADIQEADLMVTLTNNDQINILGAAMAKRMGCRSTMALINNPGFQELATGVGIDAHINPRAVTISRVLQHVRKGRILSVYAVQKGMAEVIEAEALETSPLVGRPFRDLDLPPGLRIGAIYRDKAVIRPNGDTRIKAKDRVVMFATADAVRVVEQMFRVSIQYF, encoded by the coding sequence ATGAAAGTCATCATCTGCGGGGCGGGACAGGTCGGCTACGGTATCGCGGAGCGCTTGTCCCAGGAGGACAATGACGTCTCGGTGATCGATACCTCGGCGTCTCTGGTCGCGCATATCACGGAGACGCTCGACGTCCGTGGTTATGTCGGCCACGGCGCTCATCCCGACATGCTGGCGAAGGCCGGCGCCGACGATGCTGACATGATCATCGCTGTGACGCTCTACGACGAGGTGAATATCGTCGCCTGCGAGGTCGCGCATGCGCTTTTCAACGTGCCGACCAAGATCGCACGCATCCGCGCCCAGAATTACATGCGGCCGGAATATGCCGACCTCTTCAGCCGGGAACACATCTCGATCGACGTGACGATCTCGCCGGAGATCGAAGTGGGCAAGATGGTCCTGAGGCGTATCTCTTTCCCCGGCGCGACGGATATCGTCCGCTTTGCGGAAGATCATATTGCCATGGTTGCCATCGAATGCATGGAGGATTGCCCGGTCCTCAATACGCCTCTGCATCAGTTGAGCCAGCTGTTCCCGGACCTGATGGCGACGGTGACAGCGATCTATCGCAACGGCAGGCTTCATGTCGCGCAATCCAACGACCAGTTGCTGGTCGGCGATCTTGCCTATGTCATCTGCCAGCGCGACCATACGCGCCGCACACTTGGTCTGTTCGGTCATGACGAGCAGGAAGCCGGCCGTATCATCATCGCCGGCGGCGGCAATATCGGGCAATACGTCGCTCGCACGATCGAGAAGATGCAACCGCGGACGCGGATCAAGATCATCGAAAGCGACCGCGAACGGGCGGTCGCGATTTCGGAAAAGCTGAAGAGCACCATTGTCCTTCATGGTTCCGCGCTCGATCAGGCGATCCTGCAGCAGGCCGATATTCAGGAAGCCGATCTGATGGTGACCCTCACCAACAACGATCAGATCAATATTCTCGGGGCTGCCATGGCCAAGCGCATGGGCTGCCGCTCGACCATGGCGCTGATCAACAATCCGGGTTTTCAGGAACTGGCAACGGGCGTCGGTATCGACGCCCACATCAATCCGCGCGCCGTGACGATCTCGCGTGTTCTCCAGCATGTCCGCAAGGGGCGTATCCTGTCGGTCTACGCTGTGCAGAAGGGCATGGCGGAGGTGATCGAGGCCGAAGCGCTGGAGACCTCTCCGCTTGTCGGACGGCCTTTCCGCGATCTCGACCTGCCGCCGGGGCTTCGCATCGGTGCGATCTATCGCGACAAGGCGGTGATCCGGCCGAACGGCGACACGCGGATCAAGGCGAAGGACAGGGTGGTCATGTTCGCCACCGCCGATGCCGTCCGCGTTGTCGAACAGATGTTCCGCGTTTCCATCCAGTATTTCTAG
- a CDS encoding sigma-54-dependent Fis family transcriptional regulator, which translates to MASDILVVDDEEDIREIVSGILSDEGHETRTAHDADSALAAISDRAPRLVFLDIWMQGSRLDGLSLLDEIKTRHPDLPVVMISGHGNIETAVSAIKRGAFDFIEKPFKADRLILIAERALENSKLKREVSELKKRTGDAVELIGTSVAVSQLRQTIDKVAPTNSRIMIFGPSGSGKELVARMIHKRSSRASGPFVTLNAAAITPDRMEVALFGTEGTPGQPRRIGALEEAHRGILYLDEIGEMPRETQNKILRVLVEQQFERVGGSKRVKVDVRVISSSAYNLEGMIAEGQFREDLFHRLAVVPIKVPALAERREDIPFLVDMFMRQVSEQAGIRQRRIGDDAMAVLQANDWPGNIRQLRNNIERLMILAQGDSPDTPISAEILPQDLSEMLPKVSTRNDTHIMTLPLREAREMFERDYLIAQINRFGGNISRTAEFVGMERSALHRKLKSLGV; encoded by the coding sequence ATGGCCTCTGATATTCTGGTAGTCGACGACGAAGAGGATATCCGCGAGATCGTCTCCGGCATCCTCAGCGATGAGGGGCATGAGACCCGCACCGCCCACGATGCCGACAGCGCACTGGCCGCGATTTCGGATCGCGCGCCGCGTCTCGTTTTTCTCGATATCTGGATGCAGGGCAGCCGGCTTGATGGCCTGTCGCTGCTGGACGAGATAAAGACGCGGCATCCCGATCTTCCCGTCGTGATGATTTCCGGTCACGGCAACATCGAGACGGCAGTCTCGGCGATCAAGCGCGGCGCTTTCGATTTCATCGAGAAGCCGTTTAAGGCGGATCGTCTGATCCTGATCGCGGAGCGTGCGCTTGAGAATTCCAAGCTCAAACGTGAGGTTTCGGAGCTGAAAAAGCGTACGGGCGATGCGGTCGAGCTGATCGGCACCTCCGTTGCCGTTTCGCAGCTTCGCCAGACGATCGACAAGGTCGCTCCGACCAACAGCCGCATCATGATTTTCGGCCCGTCCGGTTCCGGCAAGGAACTGGTTGCGCGCATGATCCACAAGCGATCGAGCCGTGCGAGCGGTCCCTTTGTGACGCTCAATGCAGCCGCGATCACTCCTGACAGGATGGAGGTCGCGCTGTTCGGCACCGAGGGCACGCCCGGCCAGCCACGTCGCATCGGTGCGCTCGAGGAGGCCCACCGGGGTATCCTCTATCTCGATGAGATCGGCGAGATGCCGCGCGAGACCCAGAACAAGATCCTTCGGGTTCTGGTCGAGCAGCAGTTCGAACGCGTCGGTGGTTCCAAGCGTGTCAAGGTCGATGTGCGGGTCATCTCGTCTTCCGCCTACAACCTCGAAGGCATGATCGCGGAAGGCCAATTCCGGGAAGACCTGTTCCACCGGCTTGCCGTCGTGCCGATCAAGGTCCCGGCGCTCGCAGAGCGGCGCGAGGACATCCCCTTCCTCGTCGACATGTTCATGCGCCAGGTCTCCGAGCAGGCCGGCATCCGTCAGCGGCGGATCGGCGATGATGCGATGGCGGTGCTGCAGGCCAATGACTGGCCGGGAAACATCCGCCAGCTGCGCAACAACATCGAGCGCCTGATGATCCTTGCGCAGGGGGACAGCCCGGATACGCCGATTTCCGCCGAGATCCTGCCGCAGGACCTGTCGGAAATGCTGCCGAAGGTCTCGACCCGCAACGATACCCATATCATGACGCTGCCCCTGCGCGAGGCGCGTGAAATGTTCGAACGCGATTACCTGATCGCGCAGATCAACCGTTTTGGCGGGAATATCTCACGCACGGCCGAGTTTGTCGGCATGGAACGCTCTGCGCTTCATCGCAAACTGAAGTCGCTTGGCGTATAA
- a CDS encoding nitrogen regulation protein NR(I), protein MTATILVADDDAAIRTVLNQALTRAGYEVRITSNAATLWRWVSAGEGDLVVTDVVMPDENAFDLLPRIKKARPDLPVLVMSAQNTFMTAIKASEKGAYDYLPKPFDLTELIAIIGRALAEPKKKPARLDDDMQDGMPLVGRSAAMQEIYRVLARLMQTDLTLMITGESGTGKELVARALHDYGKRRNGPFVAINMAAIPRDLIESELFGHEKGAFTGAQTRSTGRFEQAEGGTLFLDEIGDMPMDAQTRLLRVLQQGEYTTVGGRTPIRTDVRIVAATNKDLKHSINQGLFREDLYYRLNVVPLRLPPLRDRAEDIPDLVRHFIQQGEKEGLDPKRFDNEALEVMKAYAWPGNVRELENVVRRLMALYPQDVISREIVEQELRSDIADSPIAKVGVAAGSMTISQAVEENMRTYFASFGDALPPSGLYDRVLTEMEYPLILAALTATRGNQIKAADLLGLNRNTLRKKIRELGVSVYRSSRSA, encoded by the coding sequence ATGACTGCAACGATCCTTGTCGCTGATGACGACGCAGCCATTCGCACCGTATTGAATCAGGCCTTGACCCGCGCCGGCTATGAAGTCCGGATCACGTCCAATGCCGCCACCCTCTGGCGTTGGGTCTCCGCCGGTGAAGGCGACCTCGTCGTTACCGACGTCGTCATGCCGGATGAGAACGCCTTCGATCTCCTGCCGCGCATCAAGAAGGCGCGGCCCGATCTGCCGGTGCTGGTCATGAGCGCGCAGAACACGTTCATGACCGCGATCAAGGCATCGGAGAAGGGCGCTTACGACTACCTGCCGAAGCCCTTCGATCTGACGGAACTGATCGCCATCATCGGCCGTGCGCTGGCCGAGCCGAAGAAGAAGCCGGCCCGTCTCGACGACGACATGCAGGATGGCATGCCGCTGGTTGGCCGCTCGGCCGCCATGCAGGAAATCTATCGCGTCCTCGCGCGCCTGATGCAGACCGACCTGACGCTGATGATCACCGGCGAATCGGGCACCGGCAAGGAACTCGTCGCCCGCGCGCTGCATGATTACGGCAAGCGCCGCAACGGTCCCTTCGTCGCCATCAACATGGCCGCGATACCGCGTGACCTGATCGAATCGGAACTCTTCGGTCATGAGAAAGGCGCTTTTACCGGTGCTCAGACCCGATCCACAGGCCGTTTCGAGCAGGCCGAGGGCGGTACGCTCTTCCTCGATGAAATCGGCGACATGCCGATGGATGCGCAAACCCGTCTGCTGCGTGTGCTGCAGCAAGGCGAATACACCACCGTGGGTGGCCGCACGCCAATCCGAACCGATGTCAGGATCGTTGCCGCGACCAACAAGGACCTGAAGCACTCGATCAATCAGGGCCTTTTCCGCGAAGACCTTTATTACCGGTTGAACGTCGTGCCGTTGCGGCTGCCGCCGCTGCGTGATCGCGCCGAGGACATTCCGGATCTGGTGCGTCATTTCATCCAGCAGGGTGAGAAAGAGGGCCTCGATCCGAAGCGCTTCGACAATGAGGCGCTGGAGGTGATGAAGGCCTATGCATGGCCGGGTAACGTTCGCGAGCTGGAAAACGTCGTCCGCCGCCTGATGGCGCTTTATCCGCAGGACGTGATTTCGCGCGAGATCGTCGAGCAGGAGCTGCGTTCGGACATCGCCGACAGCCCGATCGCCAAGGTTGGTGTAGCGGCCGGATCGATGACGATTTCGCAGGCCGTCGAGGAGAACATGCGGACCTATTTCGCAAGCTTCGGCGATGCCCTGCCGCCTTCGGGCCTCTATGACCGGGTTCTCACCGAAATGGAATATCCCCTGATTCTTGCAGCGCTGACCGCGACGCGCGGCAACCAGATCAAGGCCGCCGATCTTCTCGGGCTCAACCGCAATACGTTGCGCAAGAAGATCCGCGAGCTGGGTGTTTCGGTCTACCGCAGTTCCCGCTCGGCTTGA
- a CDS encoding two-component sensor histidine kinase, whose protein sequence is MNANNGGNGLAMAVLNSVQNPVVMVDTNGHIAFANWEAEAFFGASAAHLSRYKLSTFIPFGSPLLSLIDQVRERRAPVNEYRVDLSSPRLGQDKLVDLYVAPVVNQPGDVVIVFQERSMADKIDRQLTHRAAARSVTGLASMLAHEIKNPLSGIRGAAQLLETSVTDEDRALTRLICDETDRIVSLVDRMEVFSDERPVDRISLNIHSVLDHVKAIAKAGFARNIRITENYDPSLPPVYANRDQLVQVFLNLIKNAAEAIGDRPDGEIQLTTAYRPGIRLSVAGSREKISLPLEFCVHDNGPGVPSDLLPHLFDPFITTKTNGSGLGLALVAKIIGGHGGIVECDSQANRTTFRVLMPVSKDIPLDEEPPAKSTGRF, encoded by the coding sequence ATGAACGCGAATAATGGCGGCAACGGGCTTGCCATGGCAGTGCTCAACTCGGTCCAAAATCCGGTGGTGATGGTCGATACCAACGGCCACATCGCTTTCGCAAACTGGGAAGCCGAGGCATTCTTCGGTGCGAGCGCTGCGCATCTGTCCCGCTATAAGCTGTCCACCTTCATTCCCTTCGGCAGCCCGCTGCTTTCGCTTATCGATCAGGTTCGCGAACGCCGCGCTCCGGTGAACGAATACCGGGTTGACCTCAGCTCACCCCGTCTCGGGCAGGACAAGCTGGTGGATCTTTATGTCGCCCCGGTGGTCAACCAGCCGGGTGACGTGGTCATCGTCTTTCAGGAACGCTCCATGGCCGACAAGATCGACCGGCAGCTGACGCATCGTGCGGCTGCCCGTTCGGTGACCGGCCTTGCGTCGATGCTGGCCCACGAGATCAAGAACCCGCTCTCCGGCATCCGCGGTGCGGCGCAGTTGCTCGAAACCTCCGTTACAGACGAAGATCGCGCATTGACGCGGCTGATCTGCGACGAGACGGACCGCATCGTTTCTCTGGTCGACCGTATGGAGGTCTTTTCCGACGAACGGCCGGTCGACCGGATTTCGCTGAACATCCATTCGGTGCTCGACCATGTGAAGGCCATCGCCAAGGCCGGTTTTGCCCGCAACATTCGCATCACCGAGAATTATGACCCGTCGCTGCCGCCGGTCTATGCCAATCGCGACCAGCTTGTGCAGGTGTTCCTGAACCTCATCAAGAACGCCGCCGAGGCCATCGGTGATCGGCCGGATGGCGAGATACAGCTGACGACGGCCTATCGTCCGGGCATCCGTCTGTCGGTTGCCGGTTCGCGTGAAAAAATTTCCCTGCCGCTCGAATTTTGCGTGCATGACAATGGCCCCGGCGTGCCATCCGACCTGCTGCCGCATCTTTTCGATCCGTTTATTACCACCAAGACTAACGGTTCCGGCCTTGGGCTGGCGCTGGTCGCCAAGATCATTGGCGGCCATGGCGGCATCGTCGAATGCGACAGCCAGGCGAACCGCACGACTTTCCGCGTGTTGATGCCCGTCTCCAAGGACATCCCGCTTGACGAAGAACCCCCGGCGAAATCCACAGGAAGATTCTGA
- the ispDF gene encoding bifunctional 2-C-methyl-D-erythritol 4-phosphate cytidylyltransferase/2-C-methyl-D-erythritol 2,4-cyclodiphosphate synthase (bifunctional enzyme involved in formation of 4-diphosphocytidyl-2-C-methyl-D-erythritol from CTP and 2-C-methyl-D-erythritol 4-phosphate and 2-C-methyl-D-erythritol 2,4-cyclodiphosphate and CMP from 4-diphosphocytidyl-2-C-methyl-D-erythritol 2-phosphate; involved in isoprenoid and isopentenyl-PP biosynthesis; binds divalent cations) translates to MQQREVASIGIIVVAAGRGERAGASVEGPKQYRRIGGRPVIAHTLERFLAWNRSGPIIAVIHQDDHELFENMRLCLNEGNKVLTVNGGATRQQSVLTGLRALSERGASHVMIHDAVRPFLDDELLNRVATSLDEGNVGVLPAIPVTDTLKRSSADGHIAETVPRAGLFAAQTPQAFALPVILDAHERAAADGRSDFTDDASIAEWAGIPVQLIEGSPDNVKLTVKRDIAMADARLSSPAALPDVRTGNGYDVHQLEPGDGVTLCGIFIPHDQKLKGHSDADVALHALTDALLATCGAGDIGDHFPPSDPQWKGAPSRIFLEHAARIVRKNGGTIMNADVSLIAEAPKVGPHRQEMREKLSEILGITLDRCSVKATTNEKIGFIGRREGIAAIATATVVYGVPAR, encoded by the coding sequence ATGCAACAACGCGAAGTTGCCTCAATCGGTATCATTGTGGTGGCCGCAGGGCGCGGAGAGCGCGCGGGCGCCTCCGTCGAGGGACCGAAACAGTATCGCAGGATCGGTGGACGCCCGGTTATCGCCCATACTCTGGAGCGTTTCCTCGCCTGGAACAGATCGGGGCCGATCATTGCCGTCATTCATCAAGATGACCATGAACTCTTTGAAAACATGCGGCTTTGCCTGAACGAGGGAAACAAGGTCCTTACCGTGAACGGGGGAGCAACGCGTCAGCAGTCCGTCTTGACGGGACTTCGCGCCCTTTCCGAACGCGGCGCAAGCCACGTGATGATCCATGATGCGGTACGCCCATTTTTGGACGACGAACTTCTCAACCGTGTGGCGACCTCTCTCGATGAGGGCAATGTCGGCGTTCTGCCCGCGATACCGGTTACCGATACGCTGAAGCGATCGAGCGCAGACGGACACATTGCCGAAACTGTGCCTCGCGCCGGTCTTTTCGCGGCGCAGACGCCGCAAGCCTTTGCGCTGCCGGTGATTCTCGATGCCCATGAAAGGGCAGCGGCGGACGGCCGCAGCGACTTCACCGACGACGCCTCGATTGCGGAATGGGCCGGCATTCCGGTGCAGCTGATAGAGGGTTCGCCCGACAACGTAAAACTGACCGTGAAAAGGGATATCGCCATGGCCGATGCCAGACTTTCCAGCCCCGCCGCCCTGCCCGACGTCCGCACCGGCAACGGCTACGATGTGCATCAGTTGGAACCCGGTGACGGCGTGACGCTTTGCGGCATCTTCATTCCTCACGATCAGAAGCTCAAGGGCCACTCCGACGCCGATGTGGCGCTGCATGCGCTGACCGATGCGCTGCTCGCCACCTGCGGCGCCGGTGATATCGGCGACCATTTCCCGCCATCGGATCCCCAATGGAAGGGCGCGCCGTCGCGGATCTTTCTGGAACACGCGGCCCGCATAGTCCGAAAGAACGGCGGCACGATCATGAATGCCGACGTCTCCCTCATCGCCGAGGCTCCGAAGGTCGGACCGCACAGGCAGGAGATGCGCGAAAAGCTCTCGGAAATTCTGGGAATCACGCTGGACCGCTGCTCGGTCAAGGCGACCACCAACGAAAAGATCGGCTTCATCGGCCGGCGCGAAGGCATCGCGGCAATAGCAACGGCGACGGTGGTTTATGGAGTGCCGGCACGATGA
- a CDS encoding PAS domain-containing sensor histidine kinase, which translates to MVSRMAASVTDLDAATSHDRRASFALPGLVVAGGALACAIFTLPVLLGLTPIEPTSQVLIASAIVNSLFIVGLMFLIGREVTRLFKARTRGRAAARLHVRIVVLFSIVAITPAILVAIFASITLNVGLDRWFSLRTQSIVSSSMNVAQAYMLENASYLQGQTISMANDLERNRALYYLDRNGFVQLLTRQTKGRGMLGAFLVRQDGSSITQADITTDKPLPAIPKDALESAAAGQPTLIPPGVTNLVGAIIKLDSISGTYLYTIRAVDPKVMSAMRLMEENTAEYKAMEDGRTTLQIAFAILYLGFALIVLLAAIWTAIAVADRIVRPIRLLIGAADNVASGNMNVIVPVRSADGDVGSLSRTFNKMITQIRSQRDEILEAKDEVDDRRRFIEAVLSGVTAAVIGVEDDGVITIVNPSAEYFLATASEDLIGQKLSLVAPEVDRVLAEAAVRHRGEYREQINLIRGGKERTLNVQVTREETRGSEDSYVITLDDITDLVIAQRSTAWADVARRIAHEIKNPLTPIQLSAERLKRRYGKHIAEDDRAVFDQCTDTIVRQVEDIGRMVDEFSAFARMPKPAKQSSDLRDVLRDAVFLREMGTHGIKFTREFGDEPLQGSFDARMLAQAVGNIIKNAVEAIEAVPSEELPDGGRITVRSSFDHQQDRFVVDVIDNGRGLPVENRHRILEPYMTMREKGTGLGLAIVKKIIEEHGGQLELHDAPADFDRGRGAMIRIVLPRLETTAMDNESDKEKVHGL; encoded by the coding sequence ATGGTCAGTCGGATGGCCGCGTCCGTAACGGATCTCGACGCCGCGACGTCCCATGACCGTCGCGCGTCCTTTGCCTTGCCCGGCCTCGTCGTCGCGGGCGGGGCGCTTGCCTGCGCCATCTTTACGCTGCCTGTGCTGCTCGGGCTCACGCCCATCGAACCCACGTCCCAGGTTCTGATCGCCTCGGCCATCGTCAATTCGCTTTTCATCGTTGGCCTGATGTTCCTCATTGGCCGCGAGGTGACGCGGCTCTTCAAGGCGCGTACGCGTGGCCGTGCTGCGGCTCGCCTGCATGTCCGTATCGTGGTGCTGTTCTCGATTGTCGCCATCACGCCGGCGATCCTCGTTGCGATCTTCGCCAGTATCACGCTGAATGTCGGTCTGGACCGATGGTTCTCTTTGAGAACGCAGTCCATTGTTTCGTCTTCGATGAATGTCGCTCAGGCCTATATGCTGGAAAATGCCAGCTACCTTCAGGGCCAGACCATCTCGATGGCCAATGATTTGGAGCGCAATCGCGCGCTCTATTATCTTGACCGTAACGGCTTCGTGCAGTTGCTGACCCGGCAGACCAAGGGACGCGGCATGCTAGGCGCCTTCTTGGTTCGTCAGGACGGTTCCTCGATCACGCAAGCTGACATAACAACCGACAAGCCGTTGCCGGCGATCCCGAAGGACGCGCTGGAAAGCGCTGCCGCGGGCCAGCCAACCCTCATTCCGCCGGGTGTGACCAACCTCGTGGGCGCGATCATCAAGCTCGATTCGATTTCGGGCACTTACCTCTATACGATCCGCGCCGTTGACCCGAAGGTCATGTCGGCAATGCGGCTGATGGAGGAGAACACCGCCGAATACAAGGCGATGGAGGATGGCCGCACCACGCTGCAGATCGCCTTTGCCATTCTCTATCTCGGCTTCGCGCTGATCGTACTGCTGGCCGCGATCTGGACGGCGATCGCCGTCGCGGACCGGATCGTCCGGCCGATCCGCCTGCTGATCGGTGCTGCCGATAACGTTGCCTCGGGCAACATGAACGTAATCGTGCCGGTTCGTTCCGCCGATGGCGACGTCGGCAGCCTGTCGCGCACCTTCAACAAGATGATTACCCAGATCCGCAGCCAGCGAGATGAAATCCTTGAGGCCAAGGACGAGGTGGACGACCGTCGGCGCTTCATCGAAGCCGTGCTTTCAGGTGTGACCGCGGCGGTTATCGGCGTGGAGGATGACGGCGTCATCACCATCGTCAATCCCTCAGCGGAATACTTCCTCGCGACGGCTTCCGAGGATCTGATCGGCCAGAAGCTCAGTCTCGTCGCGCCCGAAGTGGACCGGGTTCTGGCCGAAGCCGCCGTGCGCCATCGCGGCGAATACCGCGAGCAGATCAACCTGATCCGGGGCGGCAAGGAGCGGACACTGAACGTGCAGGTCACGCGCGAGGAAACCCGCGGTTCCGAAGATTCCTACGTGATCACGCTCGACGACATCACGGATCTGGTTATCGCCCAGCGCTCCACCGCGTGGGCGGACGTCGCGCGCCGTATCGCCCACGAGATCAAGAACCCGCTCACCCCGATCCAGCTTTCCGCCGAACGCCTCAAGCGCCGCTACGGCAAGCATATCGCCGAGGACGACCGGGCCGTTTTCGACCAGTGCACCGACACCATCGTCCGTCAGGTCGAGGACATCGGGCGCATGGTCGACGAGTTCTCCGCCTTCGCCCGGATGCCGAAGCCGGCAAAGCAGAGTTCGGACCTGCGCGACGTGCTTCGCGATGCCGTATTCCTGCGCGAGATGGGCACGCACGGCATCAAGTTCACCCGCGAATTCGGCGATGAGCCGCTACAGGGCAGCTTCGATGCCCGGATGCTGGCGCAGGCTGTCGGTAACATCATCAAGAATGCGGTCGAGGCGATCGAGGCCGTGCCGAGCGAGGAGCTGCCGGATGGCGGCAGAATCACGGTGCGTTCATCCTTCGATCACCAGCAGGATCGTTTCGTCGTCGATGTGATCGACAATGGGCGCGGCCTTCCGGTGGAGAATCGGCACCGCATTCTCGAGCCCTACATGACGATGCGGGAGAAAGGCACAGGCCTGGGCCTCGCCATCGTGAAGAAGATTATTGAAGAACATGGTGGTCAGCTGGAGTTGCATGACGCTCCGGCCGATTTCGATCGGGGCAGGGGCGCGATGATCCGCATCGTCCTGCCGCGTCTTGAGACGACCGCCATGGACAATGAAAGCGATAAGGAAAAGGTCCATGGCCTCTGA